Within the Enterobacter roggenkampii genome, the region CAGTTGAACCAGTACAACCAGGTGCTGGCCTCGCTGAAAAGCTCCTTCGATACCAAGAAAGAGCTGTTAAACGACCTGCAGAAAGAGCTTCAGGACATCGGCGTCCGTGCCGACAGCGGGGCGGAAGAGCGCGCGCGCATTCGTCGTGACGAGCTGCATGCTCAGCTCAGCAACAACCGCGCGCGTCGCAATCAGCTGGAAAAAGCGCTCACCTTCTGCGAAGCAGAAATGGATAACCTGACCCGTCGCCTGCGCAAGCTGGAGCGCGACTACCATGAAATGCGCGAGCAGGTCGTGACCGCCAAGGCAGGCTGGTGCGCGGTAATGCGCATGGTGAAAGACAATAACGTTGAGCGTCGTCTGCACCGTCGCGAGCTGGCGTATCTCTCTGCCGATGAGCTGCGTTCCATGTCGGATAAGGCGCTGGGTGCGCTGCGTCTGGCGGTGGCGGATAACGAACACCTGCGCGATGTCCTGCGTATGTCAGAAGATCCGAAACGCCCTGAACGTAAAATCCAGTTCTTCGTGGCGGTTTACCAGCACCTGCGCGAGCGTATTCGTCAGGACATTATCCGTACCGACGATCCGGTCGAAGCCATTGAGCAGATGGAAATCGAGCTGGGGCGTCTGACGGAAGAGCTGACCTCTCGCGAGCAGAAGCTGGCGATCAGCTCCCGCAGCGTGGCGAATATCATCCGCAAAACCATTCAGCGCGAGCAGAACCGCATTCGCCAGCTGAACCAGGGTCTGCAGAGCGTGTCGTTTGGACAGGTGAACAGCGTACGCCTCAACGTCAACGTGCGTGAAGCCCACGCGACGCTGCTGGAAGTGCTGTCTGAGCAGCACGAGCAGCACCAGGATCTGTTCAACAGCAACCGTCTGACCTTCTCCGAAGCGCTGGCGAAGCTGTATCAGCGCCTGAATCCGCAGATTGATATGGGACAGCGTACGCCGCAAACCATCGGGGAAGAGCTGCTGGATTACCGTAACTACCTGGAAATGGAGGTAGAGGTAAACCGTGGCTCCGACGGCTGGCTGCGCGCGGAATCCGGGGCGCTCTCTACCGGTGAAGCGATCGGTACCGGGATGTCGATTCTGGTGATGGTGGTACAGAGCTGGGAAGACGAAGCGCGCCGCCTGCGCGGCAAAGACATCTCCCCATGCCGACTGCTGTTCCTGGATGAGGCGGCGCGTCTTGATGCGCGCTCCATTGCCACGCTGTTTGAGCTTTGCGAACGTCTCGATATGCAGCTCATCATTGCCGCACCGGAGAACATTAGCCCTGAAAAAGGGACAACCTACAAGCTGGTGCGTAAAGTGTTCCAGAACAGCGAGCACGTTCACGTTGTCGGGCTGCGCGGCTTTGCGCCGCAGCCGCCGGAGTCACTGCCGGAAACCACGGCGGACGCTTCCTGAAGTGTCTTCTGACCCGAAGCGGCGCTCTGGCGCCGCTTTTTTTTTTAAACTTAACTTGTGCTTAGGGCTGCGTTATCTTTAAACTTCTTTACATAAGGTAAGGCAACAGCTTAGCCGTCTACCTATAATGAAAGAAAGCCCCAACGTGATGGGCATGTCGTGAAAACAGGGGGCAAGGGATGTTGCTTAAGAAAAAATGTGGTCGTCAGCTGTCGGCGCTAAGTTTATGTCTGGCAGTGATGTTTGCTCCACTGTTAACCGCCCAGGCCGATGAGCCTGAAATTGTGCCGACTGACAGCTCGGCAACGACGGGCGCGCAGCCTACGTCGTTGTCCCAGCCGCTGGAGCAATCTCCGGCGACGGCGATAATGGCCGGTATTAAGCCGCTGCCGGAAGGCATCGACGCCGAATCGCTCAGCCAGCAGCTGCAGTCGGGGCTGCCGTCAGGCTACACGCCTGTCTATCTCAATCAGCTCACGCTGCTTTATGCCGCCCGCGATATGAAACCGATGTGGGAAAACCGCGATGCAGTGCGTGCCTTTCAGCAACAGCTGGCGGAGGTCGCAATTGCAGGGTTTCAGCCGCAGTTTACAAAGTGGGTTGAGCTGTTAACCGATCCTGCCGTAACAGGGCAGGCTAGAGATGTGGTGCTTTCCGATGCCATGATGGGTTACCTGCAGTTCGTGGCGGGTATTCCGGTCAATGGCAACCGCTGGCTGTACAGCGATAAGCCGTACAAGCTCGCGACGCCAGCGCTGTCGGTGATTAACCAGTGGCAGTTAGCCCTCGATAATGGCGAACTGCCGCGCTTTATTGCCAGCCTCGCACCGGCGCATCCACAATACGCCACGCTTCACCAGTCGCTCCTCGCGCTGGTGGGCGACTCGCGCCCATGGCCGCAGATGCGCGGCGCCGCGACGCTGCGTCCGGGGCAGTGGAGCAGCGATGTGCCTGCTCTGCGCGAGATCCTGACGCGCTCGGGTCTTCTTGAAGGCGGGCCACATATCGCCCTGCCAGGCGACGATCCGCAAAACGCGGCGGTCAGCCCGTCAGCGCCCGTGAAAGAGAAAAAAGCGATTGCCGTCAGCAATAAACCCGCAGCATACGATCGCGAGCTGGTTGCGGCAGTGAAGCAATTCCAGGCCGCTCAGGGACTGGGAGCCGATGGCGTCATTGGCCAGACGACGCGAGACTGGCTGAACGTATCGCCTGCGCAGCGGGCAGGGGTGCTGGCGCTCAATATCCAGCGTTTGCGCCTGCTGCCGGGAATCCTTTCTACCGGCATTATGGTTAACATTCCGGCGTATTCCCTGGTCTATTACCAGGACGGTAGCGAAAAACTGGCGTCGCGCGTGATTGTCGGGCGTCCGGATCGCAAAACACCGATGATGAGCAGCGCGCTCAATAACGTAGTCGTTAACCCGCCGTGGAACGTGCCGCCGACGCTGGCGCGTAAAGACATTCTGCCGAAGGTCTGGAACGATCCGGGTTATCTGGAACGCCATGGCTATACGGTGATGCGTGGATGGAACAGTAAAGAGGCTATCGATCCTTATATGGTCGACTGGTCGACAATCACGGCTTCTAATCTGCCGTTCCGTTTCCAGCAGGCACCCGGGGCGCATAACTCTTTAGGGCGTTACAAATTCAATATGCCGAGTTCAGACGCTATCTATCTGCACGATACGCCGAACCACAACCTGTTCCAGAAAGATACGCGCGCGCTGAGTTCTGGCTGCGTGCGTGTGAACAAAGCCTCGGAGCTGGCCAATATGCTGCTGCAGGATGCGGGCTGGAACGATACGCGCATTTCGGATGCCCTGAAACAAGGGGATACGCGTTACGTTAATATTCGGCACAATATTCCGGTCAATCTTTACTATCTGACGGCGTTTGTGGGCGAAGACGGGCGGACTCAGTACCGTACAGATATTTACAATTATGATCTCACCGCGCGATCCGGCGCACAAATTTTGCCAAAAGCGGAACAATTAATCAGGTAAATGAAGCAGTTCGGGAAAAATGATTGTCGTAAGTTAGGGTGAATAAGGGGCTAAATCGCTGCAAGCCGCGTATTCACTGGGGTTGGGCGCCTTGACGTACCCGGTTTTGCCAGTTAAGGTGCCCTTCGTGCGCTATGCATATTACGATTT harbors:
- the ldtD gene encoding L,D-transpeptidase; protein product: MLLKKKCGRQLSALSLCLAVMFAPLLTAQADEPEIVPTDSSATTGAQPTSLSQPLEQSPATAIMAGIKPLPEGIDAESLSQQLQSGLPSGYTPVYLNQLTLLYAARDMKPMWENRDAVRAFQQQLAEVAIAGFQPQFTKWVELLTDPAVTGQARDVVLSDAMMGYLQFVAGIPVNGNRWLYSDKPYKLATPALSVINQWQLALDNGELPRFIASLAPAHPQYATLHQSLLALVGDSRPWPQMRGAATLRPGQWSSDVPALREILTRSGLLEGGPHIALPGDDPQNAAVSPSAPVKEKKAIAVSNKPAAYDRELVAAVKQFQAAQGLGADGVIGQTTRDWLNVSPAQRAGVLALNIQRLRLLPGILSTGIMVNIPAYSLVYYQDGSEKLASRVIVGRPDRKTPMMSSALNNVVVNPPWNVPPTLARKDILPKVWNDPGYLERHGYTVMRGWNSKEAIDPYMVDWSTITASNLPFRFQQAPGAHNSLGRYKFNMPSSDAIYLHDTPNHNLFQKDTRALSSGCVRVNKASELANMLLQDAGWNDTRISDALKQGDTRYVNIRHNIPVNLYYLTAFVGEDGRTQYRTDIYNYDLTARSGAQILPKAEQLIR